DNA from Triticum aestivum cultivar Chinese Spring chromosome 7D, IWGSC CS RefSeq v2.1, whole genome shotgun sequence:
cgccgccgcctcgcgtctGTTCGTGGAAGGAAGGAACACGAGAACTATATCTTCCTTATAGCCAGACTATATTCGGTCTCGCCTGAAGACTTTCTTGCGTTCGTACAGTGTTGCGCCTGCCCATTCTATTAGCACGCATTCATTTGCTGGTTTTGTGTGCGCTGCGGGTTTTCtcgttttgtttttcttgtttcttcttttttttttcatcGCTTTTCTTTGTTTTCTCACGGTTTTCAActaaaaaattctttttttttctttggttttctctGTTTCTTCTTGACTTTTCACCTGTTTTTCACTTTTATTTCTTTCTTCCTTCTTTGTTTCTCTCTTcgttttcttcattttctttctttctttcttcggtTTCTTCTGTTTTCATcgtctttctttgtttttttccatTTATTCTTTACCACATGACTACATCTTTCATACACATTCGTACATTAGGTATACATCAAGAACATTATTTTATATTTGTTGAACATTTTTTATACTTCTTTAGCATTAAAAAAATATGTTTGACGACCACTTTATTTATATACATTTTACATTTTTGGTATATCaggaacatttttgaaatacatgtttaacattttaaaAGTATAGTATTAAAAAAACTTATGCATGCGCCCAGGATGGAACCCGAGAGGCCGGAGGCGGCGCTCGAGAGCATGGGCCGGACCGAGGATACGGCCCGCAGGCCCGAGGCCTTAAGCTTTGGACGGCGATGGTGTCAGGCGCCTTGAAATACCCCGGCGTCGCCTTGGCGCCCGACGTAACCGCCTCAACCAACAGCCAACAGAGCTCTCGCCACCGCGCAGCAGCGCCCACCGCCTCTGCTCTCCAGCGCCGGCGACCGATGGACAGGTTCCACGACAGGCAGCACGTGTGGCTGCGGAGCCGCGTGCACGGCACGTACCTCAACGCCAACAGCGACGGGAAGACCGTCTCCCTTCGCGGCCGCCGCGCCTCGCTGAAGGCCGCGTGGACGGTGCACATCTACCAGGGTGAGGGCGACGCCGTGTACCTGCTCCTCCACAGCGCCGCCTACGGCCGCTACCTCGCCGCCACGGCCACGCGGGCGCCGCTCGGGCTCGGCCACAACGGCTTTCGCGCCGAGCAGCGCAACTACGATGAGCCGGACGTGCAGGCCATCATGTGGGAGGCCGTCGGGGCGGGCTCCGGTGACCACGTCATGCTCCGGAACGTCGGCGGCTGCTACCTCCGCGCCAACGGCAGGTACCTCCGCTGGAACACCGGCGTCAGCGTCGAGGACATGGACAGAGTCAGCAACATGGCGCACTGGATCGTCGAGTCCATCCCCGCCAGAGAGGCGGGCATGCCTGACCTTCCTGGCCCGCCCGTGAGTTCGCCATGACCTGACGACCAGCTTCTCGAATTGCCAAGTCATTCGCTCAAGAGCAATT
Protein-coding regions in this window:
- the LOC123168795 gene encoding uncharacterized protein gives rise to the protein MDRFHDRQHVWLRSRVHGTYLNANSDGKTVSLRGRRASLKAAWTVHIYQGEGDAVYLLLHSAAYGRYLAATATRAPLGLGHNGFRAEQRNYDEPDVQAIMWEAVGAGSGDHVMLRNVGGCYLRANGRYLRWNTGVSVEDMDRVSNMAHWIVESIPAREAGMPDLPGPPNRVLYMVLGQAWRTIVFVRANAEGFYDEHGWHMFPFRGRSVNHLRNELADRIAFIDGQYPDGIAMCVRAGLYGRLTPLVVDLPRYSGHAEAHQIVVMMSGTPAYDELRYPDVNAI